From one Sulfuricurvum sp. IAE1 genomic stretch:
- the lon gene encoding endopeptidase La: MQLSNYSSFPTVLPVIAEDELFLYPFMISPLFLSDEKNIAAAAEAIESNSLVIVCPVKPEHEGERENDSIYDAGVIGSIMRKVVLPDGRIKVLFQGLARGHVMDLIPGDHLRAHVDLIQSSSVNELKMDAILEVLREKVRALSQVSNYFPPDLLRTIEENHEYNRIVDLICSSIKIKKENAYKLFIERDPEKRFLMLIDELIEETEANKLQKEIRSKVHTRIEKVNKEYFLKEQLKQIQKELGTDSHRDEEIEEFRKKLEAKKDKMHADAYKEINKQLERFARMHPDSADAGVIQTYLEWVLEIPFGEQAKKALNIRDVENQLNKDHFSLKKPKERILEYFSVKELLELRGQGEKEGRGAILCFAGPPGVGKTSLANSIAEALKRPLVRIALGGLEDVNELRGHRRTYIGAMPGRIVQGVIEAKKMNPVIVLDEIDKVAKSHRGDPTAVLLEILDPEQNTHFRDYYLNFNLDLSKAIFIATANDVGQIPGPLRDRMEFISVSSYTPQEKFQIAKQYLIPQELKKHGLKPAELSISKTALQEVIEKYTREAGVRNLRRRVADIVRKAAKKILEEPTTAKVSVTLKNIRDFLDKTVFEIDRTDHVDRIGVVNGLAWTAVGGDVLKIEAIRINGKGNLQLTGSLGDVMKESARIALSVVKTLIDDGKLGVDHSIIPMTSSERESNTLPDASEVYKRLDLHIHVPDGATPKDGPSAGIAMSTVIASILTNKKVRADIAMTGEVSLTGNVLPIGGLKEKLIAAHRAGMKLALIPQKNYDRDMSDIPDEVKASLEIVGVSRIEEVLERLLTDA; the protein is encoded by the coding sequence ATGCAACTCAGCAATTACAGCTCTTTTCCGACCGTCCTGCCCGTCATAGCGGAGGACGAACTCTTTTTATACCCTTTTATGATCTCTCCCCTTTTTTTGAGCGACGAGAAAAACATCGCCGCGGCGGCCGAGGCGATCGAGAGTAATTCCCTCGTCATCGTCTGTCCCGTCAAACCCGAACATGAAGGGGAACGGGAAAACGACTCGATTTACGATGCGGGCGTTATCGGATCGATCATGCGTAAAGTCGTTCTCCCCGACGGACGGATAAAAGTCCTGTTTCAGGGGCTTGCCCGCGGGCATGTCATGGACCTGATTCCCGGGGATCATCTGCGGGCTCACGTTGATCTGATCCAGTCGAGCAGCGTGAACGAGCTGAAAATGGACGCGATTCTCGAAGTGCTTCGCGAGAAGGTTCGCGCACTTTCCCAGGTAAGCAACTATTTTCCCCCCGATCTGCTCCGCACGATCGAGGAGAATCACGAATACAACCGTATCGTCGATCTGATCTGCAGTTCGATCAAAATCAAAAAAGAAAACGCCTATAAGCTCTTTATCGAACGCGATCCCGAAAAACGGTTCTTGATGCTGATCGACGAACTGATCGAAGAAACCGAAGCCAACAAGCTCCAAAAAGAGATCCGTTCCAAAGTTCATACCCGCATCGAGAAGGTGAACAAGGAATATTTTCTTAAAGAGCAGCTCAAGCAGATTCAAAAAGAGCTCGGCACCGACAGTCATCGGGACGAAGAGATTGAAGAATTCCGTAAAAAGCTCGAAGCGAAGAAAGATAAAATGCACGCGGATGCATACAAAGAGATCAACAAGCAGCTCGAACGCTTTGCCCGCATGCATCCCGACAGTGCGGATGCGGGAGTGATCCAGACGTACCTCGAGTGGGTGCTTGAAATTCCGTTCGGGGAACAGGCCAAAAAGGCACTCAACATCCGCGACGTCGAAAACCAGCTCAACAAAGACCATTTTTCGCTCAAAAAACCCAAAGAACGGATCCTCGAATATTTCTCGGTAAAAGAGCTTCTGGAGCTACGGGGGCAGGGCGAGAAGGAAGGGCGCGGCGCGATTTTGTGTTTCGCGGGCCCTCCGGGGGTGGGCAAAACCTCTCTGGCCAACTCGATCGCCGAGGCGCTGAAGCGGCCGCTCGTACGGATTGCGCTCGGAGGGCTCGAAGACGTCAACGAACTGCGCGGACACCGCCGTACCTACATCGGGGCGATGCCGGGTCGTATCGTGCAGGGGGTGATCGAAGCCAAAAAGATGAATCCCGTCATCGTTCTCGATGAAATCGATAAAGTAGCCAAATCGCATCGGGGCGACCCGACGGCGGTGTTGCTGGAGATTCTCGATCCCGAACAAAACACCCACTTTCGGGATTATTATCTCAATTTCAACCTGGATCTCTCCAAGGCGATTTTCATCGCGACCGCGAATGACGTCGGTCAGATCCCGGGGCCGTTGCGCGACCGGATGGAATTTATTTCGGTCAGTTCGTACACGCCGCAGGAGAAGTTTCAGATCGCCAAACAGTATCTGATTCCGCAGGAGCTGAAAAAGCACGGGCTCAAACCGGCAGAATTGTCGATCTCGAAAACAGCACTGCAAGAGGTGATTGAAAAGTATACCCGGGAAGCCGGAGTGCGGAACCTTCGCCGTCGCGTGGCCGACATCGTCCGCAAAGCGGCGAAAAAGATCCTTGAAGAACCGACGACCGCCAAAGTGAGCGTGACGCTGAAAAATATTCGCGATTTTCTCGATAAAACGGTGTTCGAGATCGACCGTACCGATCACGTCGACCGTATCGGCGTGGTCAACGGTCTGGCATGGACCGCGGTAGGGGGCGATGTCCTGAAAATCGAGGCGATACGGATCAACGGCAAAGGCAATCTGCAGCTGACGGGAAGTCTGGGCGACGTGATGAAAGAATCGGCGCGGATCGCCCTTTCCGTGGTAAAAACGCTCATTGACGACGGAAAGCTGGGGGTCGATCACTCGATTATCCCGATGACGTCATCGGAACGTGAAAGCAACACGCTGCCCGATGCGAGCGAAGTGTATAAGCGTCTTGATCTCCATATCCACGTTCCCGACGGGGCAACCCCCAAAGACGGACCGAGTGCGGGGATCGCGATGAGCACCGTCATCGCGTCGATTCTGACGAACAAAAAAGTGCGTGCCGATATTGCCATGACGGGCGAAGTGTCGCTGACGGGAAATGTATTGCCGATCGGCGGACTGAAAGAAAAGCTGATCGCGGCACATCGGGCCGGAATGAAACTTGCCCTGATTCCTCAGAAAAACTACGATCGCGACATGAGTGACATTCCTGATGAGGTGAAAGCGTCCCTCGAGATCGTCGGCGTCAGTCGGATCGAAGAGGTACTGGAACGCCTTTTAACCGACGCATAG
- a CDS encoding aminoacetone oxidase family FAD-binding enzyme, with protein sequence MRHYDVVILGGGAAGLMCAAWLREHTPLSVAIVEGNGRAALKLKASGGGKCNLTNVDVDATHYLGDEALVRRVLDTFPQKALLEYFRSGGLRPVIRKERYYFCPKSSDEVIAILLGRAQGCDLLTSHKILGVEGNSPFVVTTDKGELRAEKVIVATGGASYKEIGASDVGLKIAQSYGLDTVAFSPALVGLTLQPKEFWMKELSGISFPARIRVAGKTLDEDLLFAHKGISGPVVLSASLYWHRGEIEVDFLPDFDLERVRKEKKLLSTALPLPKRFMKSFLEAVGLEDKPCNRLDGGEWEKLSRIRSYPMAPSGTFGLSKAEACRGGVACSELDPATMESRKVKGLYFIGETVDVTGELGGYNFQWAFSSAVVAAKAIGSMSFKRN encoded by the coding sequence ATGCGGCATTACGACGTCGTTATTCTCGGTGGCGGTGCCGCCGGGCTGATGTGTGCGGCATGGCTGCGGGAACATACCCCTCTGTCGGTGGCGATTGTAGAGGGAAACGGCAGAGCGGCACTCAAACTCAAAGCCAGCGGCGGAGGCAAGTGTAACCTCACCAACGTCGATGTCGACGCAACCCACTATCTGGGAGATGAAGCGCTGGTACGCCGTGTTCTTGATACATTTCCCCAAAAAGCGCTTCTGGAGTATTTCCGTAGCGGGGGACTGCGGCCCGTGATCCGAAAAGAGCGCTATTATTTCTGTCCCAAAAGTTCCGATGAGGTTATTGCAATCTTGCTGGGAAGAGCACAGGGATGTGACCTCCTTACTTCTCACAAGATTCTCGGGGTCGAAGGGAATTCGCCCTTTGTCGTCACGACCGACAAAGGGGAACTGAGAGCGGAGAAAGTGATTGTCGCAACGGGCGGGGCGAGCTACAAAGAGATCGGGGCAAGCGACGTCGGCTTGAAAATCGCTCAGAGCTACGGCCTCGATACCGTGGCCTTTTCCCCGGCGCTTGTCGGATTGACGCTGCAACCCAAAGAGTTCTGGATGAAAGAGCTCAGCGGAATCAGTTTTCCCGCCCGGATACGGGTTGCGGGCAAAACGCTCGACGAAGACCTTCTTTTTGCCCACAAAGGGATCAGCGGCCCCGTCGTTCTCTCCGCATCGTTGTACTGGCACCGCGGCGAAATCGAGGTCGATTTTCTCCCCGATTTCGACCTGGAGAGGGTTCGGAAGGAGAAAAAACTTCTCAGCACGGCGCTGCCGCTTCCGAAACGGTTCATGAAAAGTTTTCTGGAGGCCGTGGGACTGGAAGACAAGCCCTGCAACCGGCTTGATGGCGGCGAATGGGAAAAACTCTCTCGCATCCGGTCGTATCCGATGGCTCCCTCGGGGACGTTCGGGCTGTCGAAAGCCGAAGCGTGCAGGGGGGGAGTCGCATGCAGCGAACTCGATCCCGCAACGATGGAGAGCCGGAAAGTCAAAGGGTTGTATTTTATCGGGGAGACGGTAGACGTGACGGGCGAACTGGGGGGATACAATTTTCAATGGGCGTTCAGCAGCGCCGTTGTGGCGGCTAAGGCGATCGGCTCAATGTCTTTTAAACGAAACTGA
- the nusB gene encoding transcription antitermination factor NusB, whose translation MATRHQARMAVVSLLYAYDLGNQSIADFSDEILEEKKIRNKQRDFALDLFKGVTEHLAQVDEAIVKHLTKDWDFERLGSIERATLRLGAYEIMFGELDSAVVINEAIEITKAFGTEQSPKFINGVLDAIAKDK comes from the coding sequence ATGGCGACGCGTCATCAAGCCCGCATGGCGGTAGTCAGCCTGCTTTACGCCTACGATCTTGGAAATCAGAGCATCGCCGATTTCAGCGACGAGATCCTCGAAGAGAAAAAGATCCGCAACAAACAGCGTGATTTCGCCCTGGACCTGTTTAAAGGGGTCACGGAGCATCTGGCTCAAGTGGATGAAGCGATCGTCAAACACCTGACCAAAGACTGGGATTTCGAACGTCTGGGCTCTATCGAGCGGGCAACCCTCCGGCTGGGCGCTTACGAGATCATGTTCGGCGAACTCGATTCGGCCGTCGTCATCAACGAGGCGATCGAGATCACCAAAGCGTTCGGTACCGAACAGTCTCCCAAATTCATCAACGGCGTCCTCGACGCGATCGCCAAAGACAAGTAA
- a CDS encoding outer membrane protein assembly factor BamD — MLRSSLMAMALLVLLTGCGKDIEEYNKPAEYWYEKMVNAVGDANLEKADSYFSSLQSEHISSPFLSEATMIMAQAHMAQEEYLLAEHFLNEYIRRYATPEGREYAEFLKIKAKFLALPNPGRDQGLIDETLKGVETFKSSYPASTYLPLVNTMETQLQLARGDLNEKIAQLYDRLGKPKGAEFYRSIAPVTWVKSDEIVHADIPWYREMFEGDGSSSWYDFLIPQTRSVVSMDINESK; from the coding sequence ATGTTGAGAAGTTCGTTGATGGCAATGGCACTGCTGGTTTTGCTTACCGGGTGCGGTAAAGATATCGAAGAGTACAACAAACCGGCGGAATACTGGTACGAAAAAATGGTCAATGCCGTCGGAGACGCGAACCTTGAAAAGGCGGACAGCTATTTCAGTTCGCTGCAAAGCGAGCACATCAGTTCGCCGTTTCTGTCCGAAGCGACGATGATCATGGCACAGGCACACATGGCGCAGGAAGAATACCTGCTGGCGGAGCATTTTCTGAACGAGTACATCCGCCGTTACGCGACTCCCGAAGGGCGCGAATACGCCGAATTTTTGAAAATCAAGGCAAAGTTTCTCGCCCTCCCCAATCCCGGCCGTGATCAGGGGCTGATCGACGAAACGCTCAAAGGGGTTGAAACGTTCAAGTCCTCATACCCCGCATCAACCTATCTCCCGCTTGTGAATACGATGGAAACCCAGCTTCAGCTGGCGCGCGGAGATCTGAACGAGAAGATCGCGCAGCTCTACGATCGTCTGGGCAAACCGAAAGGGGCGGAATTTTACCGCTCGATCGCCCCGGTGACGTGGGTAAAATCCGACGAGATCGTTCATGCCGACATCCCCTGGTATCGCGAAATGTTCGAAGGTGACGGCAGCAGCAGCTGGTACGACTTCCTGATACCGCAGACCCGCAGCGTCGTATCCATGGACATCAACGAGAGTAAATAA
- the kdsA gene encoding 3-deoxy-8-phosphooctulonate synthase translates to MILLAGPCVIESEESIFKIAKSLERYHNDDRFDFYFKSSFDKANRTSLESYRGPGLEEGLRILQKVKDDFGYKIVTDVHESYQVPIAAEVVDMIQIPAFLCRQTDLLVAAGKTDKIVNIKKGQFMTPGDMQFSVKKVLKTRGCDEVSYEASQRHGVLLCERGSSFGYGNLVVDMRSLVIMREFAPVIFDATHSVQMPGTGTGKTGGDSSMVPHLARAAAAVGVDGFFFETHFDPVCALSDGPNMLKLEQLEALSETLLKIDSVKGN, encoded by the coding sequence ATGATCCTTCTTGCCGGACCGTGCGTCATCGAGAGCGAAGAGTCGATTTTCAAAATCGCCAAGTCGCTCGAACGTTATCATAACGACGACCGTTTCGATTTTTATTTCAAATCGAGTTTTGACAAAGCCAACCGTACCTCGCTCGAAAGTTACCGTGGCCCGGGCCTCGAAGAAGGGCTGCGGATTTTGCAGAAAGTCAAGGATGATTTCGGCTACAAAATCGTCACCGACGTGCATGAGAGCTATCAGGTCCCGATCGCGGCGGAGGTTGTCGATATGATCCAGATTCCCGCTTTTTTGTGCCGTCAGACCGACCTGCTCGTAGCGGCGGGAAAAACCGACAAGATCGTCAATATCAAAAAAGGGCAGTTTATGACCCCCGGCGACATGCAGTTTTCGGTTAAAAAAGTGCTCAAGACGCGCGGATGCGACGAAGTGAGTTACGAAGCCTCGCAGCGCCACGGCGTATTGCTGTGCGAGAGGGGGTCAAGCTTCGGTTACGGCAATCTCGTCGTGGATATGCGTTCGCTGGTCATCATGCGCGAGTTCGCCCCCGTCATTTTCGACGCGACCCATTCGGTGCAGATGCCGGGAACGGGAACCGGAAAAACGGGCGGAGACAGCTCGATGGTGCCCCACCTTGCACGCGCTGCGGCGGCGGTCGGGGTAGACGGGTTCTTCTTTGAAACCCATTTCGATCCGGTCTGCGCTTTGAGCGACGGCCCGAATATGTTAAAATTAGAACAGCTTGAAGCGCTCTCCGAGACGCTTTTGAAAATTGACTCAGTAAAAGGAAATTAA
- the fliW gene encoding flagellar assembly protein FliW, with protein MQFALKLPLLGFESVKQMELKKIDDIFMRLESVGEGPSFTLVNPFVLREYSFDIPSSLQALMEINPESNLLIYNIMIIQSPIENSTVNFVAPIIFNTDNQTMAQIIIDNRNDFSIAEPIKNYLKGSENG; from the coding sequence ATGCAGTTTGCGTTAAAACTCCCGTTACTCGGATTCGAATCGGTCAAGCAAATGGAGCTGAAAAAAATCGACGATATTTTCATGCGCCTCGAAAGCGTCGGTGAAGGCCCGTCTTTTACGCTCGTCAATCCGTTCGTTTTGCGCGAATACTCCTTCGACATCCCTTCGTCTTTGCAGGCACTGATGGAGATTAATCCCGAAAGCAACCTGTTGATCTACAATATCATGATCATCCAGTCCCCGATTGAAAATTCGACCGTCAATTTCGTGGCGCCGATCATTTTCAACACCGATAACCAGACGATGGCGCAAATCATCATCGACAATCGTAACGATTTCAGCATCGCCGAACCGATCAAAAACTACCTCAAAGGTTCGGAGAATGGCTAA
- the tilS gene encoding tRNA lysidine(34) synthetase TilS: MRDLLHLELLKEGKSLLAFSGGADSTALFHLLLDARIDFDIAHVNYHTRSASDTEEENAITLAKRYNKRCYTFSCRLGGTNFEHRAREERYRFFSHLVEKHGYTYVLTAHQLNDRLEWLMMQLCRGAGLPELLGIRSSERRGNIHLVRPLLEWDRESIESYLRDRNIPFSLDESNADERYTRNVFRHRFSAPMMREYRDAIRRSFRYLEEDTDEILEPMAFENIGSLFYASAPARTRSLVSGVDACIKSLGYVMKSGEKENLKKNRVNVIGRRYVVCTDDGYTFIAPYCSGIVMDKGFKEECRRLGVEPKLRGYLYGDSEAWEAMRRLKGVPVPLRSD, translated from the coding sequence ATGCGTGATCTGCTCCACCTCGAGCTTTTAAAAGAGGGGAAATCCCTCCTTGCCTTTAGCGGCGGCGCCGATTCGACCGCCCTTTTTCATCTGCTCCTCGATGCCCGGATCGATTTCGACATCGCCCACGTCAATTACCACACCCGTTCCGCCAGCGACACCGAAGAAGAAAACGCCATCACGTTGGCCAAACGGTATAACAAACGCTGTTATACCTTCTCCTGCCGCTTGGGCGGGACCAATTTCGAACACCGCGCACGCGAAGAACGGTACCGTTTTTTTTCCCACCTGGTCGAAAAGCACGGCTACACGTATGTGCTCACGGCCCATCAGCTCAACGATCGCCTGGAGTGGCTGATGATGCAGCTGTGCCGCGGAGCCGGCCTACCCGAACTGCTCGGAATCCGTTCATCCGAACGGCGGGGAAATATTCACCTCGTACGCCCTCTTCTGGAATGGGACAGGGAAAGTATCGAATCGTATCTGCGGGATCGCAATATCCCCTTTTCTCTTGATGAGAGCAATGCCGACGAACGTTACACCCGCAATGTTTTCCGCCACCGTTTCAGCGCTCCGATGATGCGCGAATACCGTGACGCGATCCGCAGAAGTTTCCGCTACCTCGAAGAAGATACCGACGAGATCCTCGAACCGATGGCCTTTGAAAACATCGGATCGCTATTTTACGCTTCGGCTCCCGCACGCACACGCTCATTGGTTTCGGGAGTCGATGCTTGCATAAAATCTCTCGGGTACGTAATGAAAAGCGGTGAAAAAGAGAATCTGAAAAAAAACAGGGTCAACGTCATCGGACGCCGATACGTCGTATGTACAGACGATGGATATACGTTTATCGCCCCTTATTGCAGCGGGATTGTGATGGACAAAGGATTCAAAGAGGAGTGCCGCCGCCTAGGGGTCGAACCCAAACTGCGGGGCTATTTGTACGGCGATAGCGAGGCATGGGAGGCTATGCGTCGGTTAAAAGGCGTTCCAGTACCTCTTCGATCCGACTGA
- the ribH gene encoding 6,7-dimethyl-8-ribityllumazine synthase, which produces MNLIEGKLRVIPGKKIAIVSTRWNHFVVDRLVEGAKDAFARHGGNDQDLTHVLAPGAFELPMVIEQLLSSGKYDAVCALGAVIRGSTPHFDYVSAESTKGIATVSLKHKKPVSFGLLTTDTIEQAIERAGTKAGNKGFEAMTVVIEMLDLYQAIGE; this is translated from the coding sequence ATGAATCTGATCGAAGGAAAGTTGAGAGTTATCCCCGGTAAAAAGATCGCCATCGTCAGCACCCGCTGGAACCATTTCGTCGTTGACCGTCTGGTCGAAGGGGCCAAAGACGCATTCGCCCGCCACGGCGGAAACGACCAGGATTTGACGCACGTTCTCGCTCCGGGCGCGTTCGAATTGCCGATGGTGATCGAGCAGCTTCTCTCCAGCGGTAAATACGATGCGGTGTGTGCGCTCGGCGCCGTCATTCGCGGATCGACTCCCCATTTCGACTATGTTTCGGCCGAATCCACCAAGGGGATCGCGACCGTGAGCCTCAAGCACAAAAAACCGGTCTCCTTCGGATTGCTCACCACCGATACGATTGAACAGGCGATTGAGCGCGCGGGAACCAAAGCGGGGAATAAAGGTTTCGAAGCGATGACCGTGGTCATCGAGATGCTCGATCTTTACCAGGCGATCGGCGAATAA
- a CDS encoding pyrroline-5-carboxylate reductase yields the protein MAKSITLVGNGKMALALAKGLCHTYEIEVVGRSAEALEKFEKALGNTVRKTLYDSVSIEGKTVILCVKPANLSEIAPLLKGTAETLYSVLAGIPLSALKTVSARRYCRTMPNLAAEVALSMTSLVGDIQTREEALTLFGAIGPTLWLSSEKELDIATALAGSGPAYLALIAEALADGAVREGLKRDDATALVKGLFSGFSELLQTTHPALLKDGVMSPGGTTAAGYGALEAGGVRNGCMEAVRAAHEKAKALK from the coding sequence ATGGCTAAATCGATTACGCTCGTCGGAAACGGGAAGATGGCCCTTGCCCTTGCCAAGGGTCTTTGTCACACCTATGAGATCGAGGTGGTCGGGCGAAGTGCCGAAGCGCTGGAAAAGTTCGAAAAAGCGCTCGGAAACACTGTCCGAAAAACCCTCTACGACTCAGTCTCCATCGAAGGTAAAACCGTTATTCTCTGCGTCAAACCCGCCAATCTCAGCGAAATCGCTCCTCTTCTGAAAGGAACGGCCGAAACCCTCTATTCGGTTCTTGCGGGGATTCCCCTCTCGGCTCTTAAAACTGTCTCCGCACGCCGCTATTGCCGAACGATGCCGAACCTCGCCGCCGAAGTCGCCCTCTCCATGACATCGCTCGTCGGAGATATCCAAACGCGCGAAGAAGCGCTTACCCTTTTCGGTGCCATCGGCCCTACCCTGTGGCTTTCAAGCGAAAAAGAGCTCGACATTGCAACGGCGCTGGCGGGAAGCGGTCCGGCCTATCTGGCCCTCATCGCCGAAGCGCTGGCCGACGGAGCGGTACGCGAAGGGCTTAAACGCGATGATGCGACGGCTCTGGTCAAAGGCTTGTTCAGCGGGTTTTCCGAACTGTTGCAGACAACCCACCCCGCACTTCTCAAAGACGGGGTCATGAGCCCTGGCGGAACCACGGCAGCGGGATACGGCGCTCTTGAAGCCGGCGGTGTACGCAACGGCTGCATGGAAGCCGTACGCGCCGCACACGAAAAAGCCAAAGCGCTCAAATAA
- the rimO gene encoding 30S ribosomal protein S12 methylthiotransferase RimO — MSKKLHIVSLGCTKNLVDTEVMLGRLKDFEMTDESGEADVIIVNTCGFIDAAKQESLNTIFNLDAGRKKDSVLVMAGCLSERYKEELSKELSEVDIFTGVGDYDKIDELLAAKQSRFTPEVYLIDGAERVVTGSTYHAYVKLSEGCNQQCSFCAIPSFKGKLHSRDLESVAKEVESLVAKGYYDFSFVSQDSSSYLRDQGTQDGLIHLIKRIELIDGVKSARFLYLYPSTTSLKLIKTIGDSKIFHNYFDMPIQHINDEMLRIMKRGFGKEKTLELLNAMKALPDSFVRTSFIVGHPGETDAMFDEMAEFAQTFGFDRINVFSYSDEEGTGAYAMSEKIPSKTINARAKKLGSVASKVEEASLAKLVGEEILLVIDGESDEHEYLLSARALQWAPDVDGEIYVNDREIEGDLAYGVIYRARITEIAGRNPLATVTGHA; from the coding sequence ATGTCCAAAAAACTCCACATCGTCTCTCTGGGCTGTACCAAAAATCTCGTCGATACCGAAGTGATGCTGGGGCGTTTGAAGGATTTTGAAATGACGGACGAAAGCGGTGAAGCCGATGTCATCATCGTCAACACCTGCGGATTCATCGATGCGGCCAAGCAAGAATCGCTCAATACGATCTTCAACCTCGACGCGGGGCGGAAAAAAGACTCCGTTCTCGTCATGGCAGGATGTTTGAGCGAACGCTACAAAGAGGAACTTTCCAAAGAACTCAGCGAAGTGGACATCTTTACCGGCGTCGGCGATTACGATAAAATCGACGAGCTTCTCGCCGCCAAACAAAGCCGTTTCACCCCCGAGGTCTATCTCATCGACGGAGCCGAGAGGGTCGTGACGGGTTCGACTTACCACGCCTATGTAAAACTCTCGGAAGGGTGCAACCAGCAGTGCAGTTTCTGCGCTATCCCCTCGTTCAAGGGGAAACTCCACTCACGCGACCTCGAAAGCGTCGCCAAAGAGGTGGAAAGCCTCGTGGCGAAAGGTTACTACGATTTCAGCTTCGTCTCGCAGGATTCGAGTTCCTACCTGCGCGATCAGGGGACGCAGGACGGTCTTATCCATCTTATCAAACGGATCGAACTGATCGACGGGGTCAAAAGTGCCCGGTTCCTTTATCTCTACCCTTCCACCACGAGCCTCAAGCTGATCAAGACTATCGGCGATTCCAAGATTTTTCATAACTATTTCGACATGCCGATCCAGCATATCAACGACGAGATGCTCCGGATCATGAAGCGGGGCTTCGGCAAAGAAAAAACGCTCGAACTCCTTAACGCCATGAAAGCGCTCCCCGATTCGTTCGTCCGTACCAGCTTTATCGTCGGACACCCCGGAGAAACGGATGCAATGTTTGACGAGATGGCAGAATTTGCGCAGACCTTCGGTTTCGACCGGATCAATGTTTTTAGCTATTCGGACGAGGAAGGAACAGGCGCTTATGCGATGAGCGAAAAAATCCCCTCAAAAACGATCAACGCCCGGGCTAAAAAACTGGGTTCCGTCGCTTCCAAAGTCGAAGAAGCCAGTCTTGCAAAACTCGTCGGAGAGGAAATTCTTCTCGTCATCGACGGGGAGAGCGACGAGCACGAATATCTTCTCAGCGCCAGGGCGCTGCAGTGGGCTCCCGATGTGGACGGCGAAATCTACGTCAACGACCGGGAGATCGAGGGGGACCTCGCCTACGGCGTCATCTACCGCGCTCGCATCACCGAGATCGCCGGGCGAAACCCGCTTGCGACCGTGACGGGTCATGCGTGA